The Acetobacter oryzifermentans genomic interval GGGGGCTTGTGCGCTCTTACGCGCATTTTGGCACAGGCAACTACCACCCCATTACGGCCCGTATTTATACAGATCTTTCCTTCTTTACGTGTGATCCGGCATTGGCGCGGGATTCTGCACGCCTGTTCAATTACGTTACAGGCTACGCCATGCCTGCGCAGATGGAGAAAATTGCCTTTTCCCCCATCACCATCCGCAGCACGTTGAAGGAACTGATTCAGGAAGAAATTGATCACGTTAAAGCGGGTAAGCCCGGCAGCATCTGGTTGAAGATGAATGCGCTGGTGGACCCGGATCTGATTGATTGCCTGTACAAAGCTTCCTGCGCGGGGGTGAAGATTGTGGGCGTTGTGCGCGGCATTTGCTGCCTGCGCCCCGGAGTTCCCGGTCTTTCAGAAAACATCCGCATTAAATCTATTGTCGGGCGCTTTTTAGAACATTCGCGCATTTTTGTGTTTGGTAACGAACATCGTCTGCCATCGCGCTATGCCAAGGTCTTTATTTCCTCGGCAGATTGGATGACGCGAAATATGGATTGGCGCGTGGAAAGCATGGTGCCCATTACCAACTCCACGGTGCATGCGCAGGTTTTGGGGCAGATCATGGTGTCCAACATTCGTGATACCCTACAATCATGGATGCTGGAGCAGAACGGAGAATGGCGGCGCGTAAACCCCGGAAACCGGCCTTTTTCCGCACATGAGTGGTTTATGACACATCCTTCACTTTCCGGTCGGGGCTCAGCCGCGCATGACACACCAATCCGCGCCCCGGCGTCTTTGACCTCTTCACAGGACTTGCTGATAGATTGATGTCTGAAATCATGAGCTTTTTTCTTGCGTCGGGATTATCCCATCCCCGTTGTTCCAAACTGTGCAGCCAGTTTTTGCAAACGGGGAGGGGGTTTTAATGGAAGCTGATCAACCGTGCCGTTCCGCAGTGGTGGATCTTGGCTCCAATTCTGTAAGGCTTGTGGTTTTTGAAGGGCGCTCGCGCAATCCGCTTCCCATTTTCAATGAAAAAGCCGTGCTGCGTTTGGGGCGCGGGCTGACAGAAACCGGGAAGCTGAATGAAGAAGGCGTGGAAATGGCAAAGGAAGTGCTCAGCCGCTTCCATGCCATTGCCCGCGCCATGAAGGCCGATCCGTTTGAAATTCTGGCAACCGCTGCTGTGCGGGATGCCAGCAATGGGCCCGCTTTTGTGCAAGCCCTGCGTGAAAGCATGCCCGGCGTGCCCATCCGCATTCTTTCTGGTGAGGAAGAAGCCGATCATTCCGCTATTGGCGTTATGTGCGGTATTCCCGGCGCTTCCGGTCTGGTGGCCGATGTGGGCGGTGGGTCTTTAGAGCTTATTCGCCTTACGCCACAGGGGCGGCATGATGCCACAACCCTGCCTCTGGGCATGATCCGGCTTGCGGATCGTTCTGGCCGAGATCTGGATAAAGCCAAAACGCTGGCAGATAAGGATATTGGCGGCGTAGAGTGGTTGCCCAAGGTAAAGGGCGGCACACTTTATCTGGTAGGCGGAGCTTTTCGTGCGTTGGCGCGGCTCCAGATTGCGCGCACGCAATATCCGCTCAACATCGTGCACTATTATACAATGGATGTGCAGGAAGCGCGGGAGATGACGGGCTGGCTGCAAAACAGTTCGCGCCGTAGTTTGGAACGTCTGCCCGGTGCACCACGCAAGCGGTTGGATGATACGCCTTTTGCAGCCATGGTGCTGCGGCGGCTGATGAAAAAGGTGCAGCCGGATAAAATTGTTTTTTGCGTGGATGGCCTGCGTGAGGGCTGGTACATGCTTAAGGTTGCGCCAGATATTCTGGCCCAGAACCCGATGGATGTGGTGGCGCGTGAAATGTGTGCCCGTTTTGGGCGTAGCAATTCACTTCCTTATGCCTTGATGCAGTGGACAGATTTTTTGCGGCCGGAGGAAACGACAGAAGAAAAATACCTGCGGCATCTAGCCTGTTATCTGTCTGATATCGGCAGCCACGATCACCCTGAATATCGGGCGGAGCAAACGTACTGGCGTATCTTGCGCGTGCAGAGTGGTGGATTTGACCATCCTTCCCGCGCATGGTTGGCGTTGGCGTTGGCTATTCGTTACGCAGCAGATCAGCAGGCACTTTTTCTGGCAACGTCTCGCGCATTATTGAGTGAGCAGGACTGGAAGAGCGCCGTAGTGCTGGGGCTGGCCCTGCGGCTGGCTTATTCTCTCTCCGGCGGTGCGGGGCGGTTGCTGGAAGGCACATCCTTGGAATGGGAAGAAGACGCGCTGGTGCTGATCCTGACATCTACCCGTGTGGCCGTAAAAGGCGAGAGCGTGCGCCGCGGGCTGGAACGTCTGGGCCAAGCCTTGGGTGTTGCAACACGTTTCGAGATTGAATTGGTCGGCTGATATGCCCTAAACAGGATACAGGTGCGGGGTGGACAACCCCCATCTATCGGGGCACATTACGGTTTATACATCCTGATATGGTGCAGTAGCGCGGTTGGTTAGCCGGCTTGCTGTAACTGTCGGCCAGAATCAGGTTTTGAATAACCGGTAAAGCAGCGGAACCTTATCTCGTGTCTTCTGAAGAGATCATAGATCCCACAGTCCAGCACGATGCTTCTGTCCGAAGGGTTCTGCTGCACCTTGTTCTGCCATTTGTTGTTACGGTTATGGCCGTGTTGGCCATTGCGCTGGTGGGCGTAAATTCCTACCGTACCACCAAGGAAGGTGTTTCCACCCTTACGCACCAGCTTATGGGTGCTGTGCAGCAGTATATTGTGCAGCAGGTTACAGATTATATTCAGCCTGCCGCAAACGGTAATCTGATTGCTTCGGGCATGATTGAGCATGCCCCTACGCAGGTGGCGGACAAGGTTTTTTATTCTTACGGCAGCACCATGTTGCGGAAAATTCCGCAGTTGCAGTCTTTCTATCTGGCGGATGATGATGGGCACTTCATGCTTATCGCCCGTGCAGCGCAAAAAGGCGTGCAGGAGCATGTGCGCCTGATTGAAAAAAACGGCCACACATATTTCCATCACGCATTTTGGGATGATAGCGGGCAGAAAATTTCCGAAACGGAAGAAGATGCCAAGGGGTATGATCCACGCACGCGGGATTGGTATAAAAATACTGCCGCAACAGATAAAGTAACGTGGACAAAGCCACACCTGTTCCCCACCACCAGCCAGTTTGTCATGACCAGTTCTTTGCGGTTCAAGACAGACGCTGGCCATACAATGGTGTTTGCCACCAATATTTCCCTGAACGAGCTCAGCTCTTATCTGGATCAGATCAAAGTTGGTAAAACTGGCTCCGCCATGATTGTGGATAGCAAGGGCCTGTTTATTGCCGGTAAAAATCTCACGCAGCAGGCCAAGGCCGCGGGGTGGGACCCAGATAAAATGGTGCTGGACCGCAATGCCTATCCGGTTTTTGCGTTGGGGTATGATCATTACCGAGTGCGTGGTGTTGGGCCACGGCATGTTACATGGGATGGCACGGATTACATCACCATTGCCGCAGCTTTGCCGCACTATTCCGATAGCTGGATTTTGCTGATGGCCGCGCCCGAAAGTGATTTCGGGTCCTTCGCACGCCAAAGCAGCCACCAGAGCTTGCAGTTTTTGGCCATTATCACGGTTTTCTCTCTTGTGCTTGCAGGGCTGCTGGTGCGGCAGGTGCGGCGGACAGAATACAACACGCGCCTGTTGGGGAAACAGAAAGAGCAGATCCAGCGCGAAAGTTCTGCTGTGCAGCAGGTGGCCGTTGCGCCGCGTTTGTTTGATCCCACGGTGGAACCACTTAGCCTGACAGAGCAGTTAACGCTTGTAACAGGTGCCCGGCGTGCCACGCTTTGGCGTTTCCTGCATGATGGTGCAGCTATGGTGTGTGAAGATGCGTATGACCAAACGCAAAACACACATTCCGGTGGTTTTGAAATGGCCCGCACAGAATTGGGGCCGTTCTTTTCCGCGATAGAGGAAGGAAATGCGTTCTCGGTTGAAAATGCAGCCGTAGACCCGCGCACCACGCGGTTTGAACGTTTAACCATGCGTGAACTGGGCACAAAAGCATTGGCTGTGTGCCCCGTGCATGGCCCGCATGGGGTGGAAGGTGCGATTATGCTGGAAGATCCGCATCTTCAGCCGCATCTGCTTTACTTTCTTGATCTTATGGCCGGAGTAGCGGCCCTGCGTTTTGCCGCACAGGTGCAACTGCTCAATAACCAGACCAGCCAGATTGTAGATGCCGGGCAGCAGGTTGCCACCCTGGATGTGCCAGCACCTAAATCTGATAATATACTGATGAAGGCGCCAGAAGCCGCAGCCGTTAATTCTGCCAGTATTTATCCGTCTGTTGCTGTGTTGGTCATCACATTCTCAGACCCCGTAGTGGAAGGGGAAAAAGAAACCGAGGCCCTGATCGCGCTTATCAACCAACTGGCGACAGATGTGCAGTCTGTCGCGCAGGAAGAAAAACTGTTTGCCGTAGAAGTGGCGGGCCATCGCATGATTTGCATGGCAGGTTGCCTGCCAACTCCAGATGTTACAGCCATTGTTCGTATTGCAGATGCTGCGCTTAAAATGCGTGAAATCTTCATGGCGTCACTGGCCGCAGCAGATCTGGAGCCAGTGTTTACCATGGGCATTGATTATGGGCCGGCATTTGGTGGTGCAGTTGGGAACGAACCCAAGGTGTTTAACCTGTGGGGGCAAACCGTCTCTTTGGCTGAGCTGATGGCACAGGGGGCGGCAGATCCCGGCACTATTCAGGTTACAGAGCGTGTTTATGGCGTGTTGCGTGACAGGTATCTGTTCCGGAGCCGTGGCTCCTTTTTTGCACCGCATCTGGGGCTGGGGCGTGCCTATACATTGGCGGCAAGGCGATGAGCGGGAGCCAGCAAACAGGCGGCCCTAATCTGCCGTCGGATGATGAACCAGATCTGATCCTGCAAACAGATGCGCATAAACCTGCCAAGCGTGTTCCGCTGCACGAATGGATACGCAGAAAGCTGGCATGGATTGGCCGGCTTGTGCGCAGGCAGGCGCGGTTTTTTCTGGTTGTTCTGGGGGCAGGCTGGGGCGTTATTTTTGAGAGTTTTCGTTCTCACGCATGGCGCCGCACGGTAAGGTACGAATTTGTAACCACCATGAACAACATTATCGGCGGGGGTGTGAGTGCATCACTGTTTGCCGGTATGCTTACGGGTGTGGCTGCCGTTTCTCAGGTTATTTACTGGTTGGGTCTTACCGGCCTTGCCAAAATGACAGGCTCCATTCTGGTCAATGTGGTTATCCGTGAAATAGCACCCATTCTGGTGGGCATTCTGCTGCTGGGGCGCAATGGCATGCTGTCCGCTACAGAGCTAGGGTTGCTGACCATTGGCGGGCAGGTGCGGTCTATGCAGTCTGTCGGGATGGATCCGTTTCTGTTGCTGGTTCTGCCGCGCACGCTGGCGTTTACCGTGGCTGGGTTTACGCTGGGCATTCTGTTTTCCATGTCATCATTGATAACCGGGTATGTCATGAGCCGTATTTCTGGCGTGATTACAAACCCGATCTGGACGTTTCTGGATGATGTGGCTGCGGCCATGTCTGTAACTGATTATGCCATTATTCCGCTTAAATTTATCATGGTTGGTTTTGTGGTGGGGCTTGGCGGCTGCCTGACGGGCCTGACCGCCACCAATGAAGATTCACTACGCACCTTGCTGCCACGCGGCTTTTCCCGCGGGATGCTGATTGTGATGATGGTGAGCGTTCTGTTTAGTCTGGATCTGTAAGATGGAGGCGTATTCAGCAGGCCCACTTCTGGAATTAAACAAGGCGGTGCCTTCCTTTGAGGATAGCGGCTTGCCGCCAGTGCCCTTCAGCATGAAGCTGATGCCCGGTGAATGTATGATTGTGGAAGCGCGAGACCCAAGCCGCGCCACCATGTTTGCAGATTTGTGCAGCGGTATGGTGGAGCTGGAAAGTGGGCAGGTCAGCTTTATGGGGCTGGATTGGGCAAACCTGAAAGATCGGGAACTGAACGCACTGCGCGGGCGTA includes:
- a CDS encoding Ppx/GppA family phosphatase, whose amino-acid sequence is MEADQPCRSAVVDLGSNSVRLVVFEGRSRNPLPIFNEKAVLRLGRGLTETGKLNEEGVEMAKEVLSRFHAIARAMKADPFEILATAAVRDASNGPAFVQALRESMPGVPIRILSGEEEADHSAIGVMCGIPGASGLVADVGGGSLELIRLTPQGRHDATTLPLGMIRLADRSGRDLDKAKTLADKDIGGVEWLPKVKGGTLYLVGGAFRALARLQIARTQYPLNIVHYYTMDVQEAREMTGWLQNSSRRSLERLPGAPRKRLDDTPFAAMVLRRLMKKVQPDKIVFCVDGLREGWYMLKVAPDILAQNPMDVVAREMCARFGRSNSLPYALMQWTDFLRPEETTEEKYLRHLACYLSDIGSHDHPEYRAEQTYWRILRVQSGGFDHPSRAWLALALAIRYAADQQALFLATSRALLSEQDWKSAVVLGLALRLAYSLSGGAGRLLEGTSLEWEEDALVLILTSTRVAVKGESVRRGLERLGQALGVATRFEIELVG
- a CDS encoding MlaE family ABC transporter permease, with protein sequence MSGSQQTGGPNLPSDDEPDLILQTDAHKPAKRVPLHEWIRRKLAWIGRLVRRQARFFLVVLGAGWGVIFESFRSHAWRRTVRYEFVTTMNNIIGGGVSASLFAGMLTGVAAVSQVIYWLGLTGLAKMTGSILVNVVIREIAPILVGILLLGRNGMLSATELGLLTIGGQVRSMQSVGMDPFLLLVLPRTLAFTVAGFTLGILFSMSSLITGYVMSRISGVITNPIWTFLDDVAAAMSVTDYAIIPLKFIMVGFVVGLGGCLTGLTATNEDSLRTLLPRGFSRGMLIVMMVSVLFSLDL
- a CDS encoding adenylate/guanylate cyclase domain-containing protein, translated to MSSEEIIDPTVQHDASVRRVLLHLVLPFVVTVMAVLAIALVGVNSYRTTKEGVSTLTHQLMGAVQQYIVQQVTDYIQPAANGNLIASGMIEHAPTQVADKVFYSYGSTMLRKIPQLQSFYLADDDGHFMLIARAAQKGVQEHVRLIEKNGHTYFHHAFWDDSGQKISETEEDAKGYDPRTRDWYKNTAATDKVTWTKPHLFPTTSQFVMTSSLRFKTDAGHTMVFATNISLNELSSYLDQIKVGKTGSAMIVDSKGLFIAGKNLTQQAKAAGWDPDKMVLDRNAYPVFALGYDHYRVRGVGPRHVTWDGTDYITIAAALPHYSDSWILLMAAPESDFGSFARQSSHQSLQFLAIITVFSLVLAGLLVRQVRRTEYNTRLLGKQKEQIQRESSAVQQVAVAPRLFDPTVEPLSLTEQLTLVTGARRATLWRFLHDGAAMVCEDAYDQTQNTHSGGFEMARTELGPFFSAIEEGNAFSVENAAVDPRTTRFERLTMRELGTKALAVCPVHGPHGVEGAIMLEDPHLQPHLLYFLDLMAGVAALRFAAQVQLLNNQTSQIVDAGQQVATLDVPAPKSDNILMKAPEAAAVNSASIYPSVAVLVITFSDPVVEGEKETEALIALINQLATDVQSVAQEEKLFAVEVAGHRMICMAGCLPTPDVTAIVRIADAALKMREIFMASLAAADLEPVFTMGIDYGPAFGGAVGNEPKVFNLWGQTVSLAELMAQGAADPGTIQVTERVYGVLRDRYLFRSRGSFFAPHLGLGRAYTLAARR